Proteins co-encoded in one Rhopalosiphum maidis isolate BTI-1 chromosome 2, ASM367621v3, whole genome shotgun sequence genomic window:
- the LOC113553262 gene encoding protein TAPT1 homolog, protein MGKAEIATKKSNNSASLWDFIRIEFKRGYSLENDEKEFSDRREKVYTFMKIPLEVERFMFYGFCQCADSFLFVYTFLPLRALVALKSLICSSLSKFK, encoded by the exons ATGGGCAAAGCCGAGATCGCCACCAAGAAATCGAACAACTCGG ccTCCTTATGGGATTTTATCCGTATAGAATTTAAACGTGGCTATTCTTTAGAAAATGACGAAAAAGAATTTTCAGACAGAAGAGAAAAAGTGTAtacttttatgaaaatacCCTTAGAAGTAGAACGATTCATGTTTTATGGCTTTTGTCAG TGTGCAGATTCATTCctatttgtttatacattcCTACCATTAAGAGCATTAGTAGCattgaaatcattaatttgtagttccttatcaaaatttaagtaa
- the LOC113555298 gene encoding tetratricopeptide repeat protein 30A: MLCLDFYCFTIVLLIIFYKNLVKMSKIADGNYTAVIYTLIKEKQYNDVIEIINNMSDNNRNTRPGLSLLAYCYYYTDDFQNASTIYEQLAVLWPQEVDYQLQHAQSLYSAGRYEDALRAANGITTSGYENKVRKLTAAIRYGMEDIAGARSLLETNSGLNDDPDTDINYGCLLYKESRYEEALQKFLNAQTMLGYRPHLSYSVALCYYKLKDFTSSLKHIGDIIDRGIREHPELGIGMTTEGIEVRSVGNTLTLHESALVEAFNLKAAIQFEKNDIDSAREAMTDMPPRWEEELDSVTLHNQALCSVDMSPTQGFHKLQFLMQQSTYPQETLQNLLILYCKHGYHDLASDVISTYSPVKDKYLSNYIREFVDAVIAQQTSPDEAYRKLDNMANKLADSLRKATRSVQESREARDDKRAKSALLDYENTLEKFIPVTMAQAKIYWDLENYAQAETIFYKSVEFCNENDTWRLHVAHVLFMQEKFKEAIAFYEPIVKKNYNNILSVSAIVLANLCVSHIMTAQNEEAEELMRKIEKEEERLYYQEPEKKVFHLCIVNLVIGTLYCSKGNYEFGISRVIKSLEPYNKKLGMDTWFYAKRCMLSLIENMTKHIIVMRDSFYNECLVFLNQCEFHGKEVATMPEEEESTGKKELNNVTCEARLLKSLILRQLEY; the protein is encoded by the exons ATGTTATGTttggatttttattgttttactattgtattgttgattattttctataaaaatttagttaaaatgtcaaaaattgCTGATGGTAACTACACTGCGGTTATTTACACATTG atcaaagaaaaacaatataatgatgttattgaaatcattaataaCATGTCAGATAACAATAGAAAT ACAAGGCCTGGCTTATCTTTATTAGCCTACTGCTACTATTATACAGATGACTTTCAAAATGCATCAACAATATATGAACAACTGGCCGTACTGTGGCCACAGGAAGTAGATTATCAGTTACAACATGCTCAATCACTTTATTCTGCTGGACGATATGAAGATGCTTTAAGAGCAGCAAATGGAATTACTACGAGTGGTTATGAAAACAAA GTTCGAAAACTAACAGCCGCAATTAGATATGGCATGGAAGACATAGCAGGTGCACGGTCTTTGTTGGAAACCAATTCTGGTCTTAATGATGATCCGGACACAGACATAAACTATGGATGCCTACTCTACAAG GAAAGTCGGTATGAAGAAGCATTACAGAAATTTTTAAACGCACAAACAATGCTTGGTTACAGACCCCATTTGTCATACAGTGTTGCATTAtgctattataaactaaaggATTTCACCTCGTCACTGAAACACATag GTGATATTATTGATAGAGGCATAAGAGAACACCCTGAATTAGGGATTGGCATGACAACTGAAGGAATTGAAGTTCGTAGTGTCGGTAACACTCTGACGCTTCATGAATCAGCCCTGGTTGAAGCATTCAATTTGAAAGCTGCAATCCAGTTTGAAAAGAATgaca ttgataGTGCTAGGGAAGCTATGACCGATATGCCACCAAGATGGGAAGAAGAACTGGACTCTGTCACATTGCACAACCAGGCATTGTGTTCGGTGGATATGTCACCCACACAAGGATtccataaattacaatttctcATGCAGCAGTCAACTTATCCACAAGAAACGTTAcaaaatcttttaattttatactgtaaaCACGGATACCATGATTTGGCTTCTGATGTTATATCAACATACTCGCCAGTCAAGGACAAATATCTatctaat tatatacgAGAATTTGTGGATGCTGTTATTGCACAACAAACTTCACCTGATGAAGCATATCGTAAACTTGACAATATGGCAAATAAATTAGCTGATTCTTTGCGTAAAGCCACACGATCAGTACAAGAGTCGAGGGAAGCCAGAGACGACAAAAGAGCTAAGAGTGCTTTACTTGATTATGAAAACACTCTTGaaaa atttATACCGGTCACAATGGCCCAAGCAAAAATCTATTGGGATCTAGAAAACTATGCTCAAGCagaaaccatattttataagtctGTTGAATTCTGTAATGAAAATGATACATGGCGATTACACGTAgcacatgttttatttatgcaaGAAAAATTCAAAGAAGCTATTGCATTTTATGAaccaattgtaaaaaaaaattacaataat aTTCTTTCAGTGAGTGCCATCGTATTGGCCAACCTTTGTGTGTCTCATATAATGACTGCACAGAATGAAGAAGCTGAAGAGTTAAtgagaaaaattgaaaaggaAGAAGAGCGACTATATTATCAAGAGCccgaaaaaaaagtttttcatcTTTGTATAGTTAATCTAGTTATtgg aacATTGTACTGTTCAAAAGGAAATTATGAATTTGGGATTTCAAGagttattaaaagtttagaaccttataataaaaaactggGAATGGACACATG GTTTTATGCTAAACGATGTATGTTGTCGTTGATTGAAAATATGACAAAACACATAATCGTTATGAGAGATTCGTTTTACAATGAATGCTTAGTGTTTCTAAACCAATGTGAAT TTCATGGCAAAGAAGTGGCGACAATGCCTGAAGAAGAGGAATCGACTGGCAAAAAAGAGTTGAATAATGTGACCTGTGAAGCAAGGCTTTTGAAATCTCTTATACTTCGTCAGTTAGAGTACTAA
- the LOC113555152 gene encoding protein TAPT1 homolog encodes MAVLISCSMMLLPCDTSMMYHVIKSQSVIKLYIFFNMLEVGDRLFSSFGQDILDALFWTATEPKTSRREHFGVLPHFIIAVFYVFLHSILVLCQATTLNVAINSSHKALLAIMMSNNFVELKGSVFKKFDKTNLFQLSCSDVRERFHLFILLLIVVVQTMKEYQWTSESFWELMLDCIYVMISEMLIDWTKHAFITRFNEINLSVYSDYILSFAYDTAQSRHKKAFTDHSDLVARRMGFIPIPLGVVMIKVLTRCVSIDGRLASIILLFCQDMATSPMRPPIRKKQSWSDNKENKPSPLIDVPPLGPTPMFANSNVDIKEACLNTQILEDIMESDLTHSDSDLNLSMIRDADTLSTKSA; translated from the exons ATGGCTGTACTAATATCATGTTCGATGATGTTATTGCCGTGTGATACATCAATGATGTATCATGTAATTAAAAGCCAATcagttattaagttatatatattttttaacatgttaGAG gtcGGAGACAGGttattttcatcatttggCCAAGACATTTTAGATGCATTGTTTTGGACTGCTACTGAACCTAAGACTAGTCGGCGTGAACATTTTGGAGTTCTACCACATTTTATCATTGCTGTTTTCTATGTTT TTTTACACAGCATACTAGTATTATGCCAAGCTACAACATTGAATGTCGCCATTAATTCTAGTCACAAGGCATTACTAGCAATCATGATGTccaataat TTTGTGGAGTTAAAAGGAAGCGTTTTCAAAAAGTTTGATAAAACAAACTTGTTCCAATTATCATGCAGTGATGTTCGTGAACGATTTCATCTATtcatcttattattaatagttgtaGTGCAAACAATGAAAGAATATCAATGGACTAGtg AATCATTTTGGGAGTTAATGCTTGACTGCATTTATGTCATGATATCAGAAATGTTAATTGATTGGACAAAGCACGCATTCATTACTAGGTTTAATGAGATAAACTTGTCAGTATACAGTGACTATATATTGAGCTTTGCTTATGACACTGCGCAATCTCGCCATAAAAag GCATTCACTGATCACTCGGATTTGGTTGCAAGACGAATGGGTTTTATCCCGATTCCACTAGGAGTGGTTATGATTAAGGTTCTAACTAGATGCGTGTCCATTGATGGACGACTAGCTTCCATAATTCTACTATT CTGTCAAGACATGGCAACTAGTCCAATGAGACCACCAATCCGTAAAAAACAGTCTTGGAGTgacaataaagaaaataaaccttcaccactaatTGATGTGCCGCCATTGGGACCTACACCAATGTTTGCAAATAGCaat gtCGATATAAAGGAGGCATGCCTTAATACGCAAATATTAGAAGACATTATGGAATCAGATTTGACGCATAGTGACTCTGATTTAAACTTATCCATGATCCGCGATGCTGATACACTGAGTACTAAATCTGCTTGA